The genomic region TTGGCATTGGCCCCATCGTCCGCTACAGTCCCAAATTCGGCGACAAACAGATCCATTTCATCGGCAAATGGATCCATGAATTCAACGTAGAAAACCGTTTCGAGGGCGAGATTGGCATGCTCTCGGTTGCGTTTGATTTTTGAGCTTCGATTTTCGATAGTCTCGCTGAGAGGTTCCGATAGCCCTGGGGATTGACAATCCATCCCCTCGGAAGGTCAAGTTTAGTGTTAGGATTCGCTTGTATCTCCGGTTTTTGGGAAGGTAGCTATGGGACGCTTTGGTTTTTGTTTAATCTTGATCGCTAAAGAAGTGTCGCTAGGACGAAGGAGGGAGCAGGTCGGTTCGATCCTTGTCGGAGCGATCCTGTTACTCTCCGGCTGTTCGTTGCCGGTTCGGAGACCCGCCGTTCCCTCGGCTTTGTCGAACAATGCCGAAGTAGTCGGCATGCCGGGAGTACGATATGTGGTCCGCGAAGAAATGCCGGAATTCACTCGAGACGCGATCGAAAGTTATTATCGGGAACGAGCCTATTTCGCCGAGCAAGGCCATGACGCCACCTTGCCTCCGGAGAGGGGTGTTGTGCGGCTGGACTGTGGGCCGGTACCCGTCCCGAATTCAAAGCGGTCACCGGGATCAGCACCGGCGCGTTGATCGCCCCGTTCGCTTTTCTGGGGCCGGAATACGATACCCAACTGAGAGAGGTTTATACCCAAACCGCTCCCAAGGACATTTTGGAAGCGCGCAATCAACGACCCGCACAAGGAGAACTTCGATACCGAGCACATGCGGAAACTGTTTCAGACCGGATTCGAGCTCGCCGCCGAGGGTTATCGTTGGGAGAAAGCGCCGCCGGGGCTGTGACGGGTTGCTAGCTGCGTTGCCCACTGGGTGGGGGTTCGAAAGAGCTGATGAAGGCGATGCGGAAATCATGAGCATCACCGATCGGGAGGTTCAAAATGGGAAATTCTGTCAATCGAAAGATCCATGGCATTTTCGGGCTGGTTCTGACTGTAATTCTCCTGGGAGGGTGCGCATCGACCAGGCAGGCGAGGGATGTCGAAGCGGCCGGTTTCCTGGGGGATTATTCGATGCTCCGGGAAGGGGGCAAGGGAGAGGCGCTTAGGGTCTACATCAACCCGAAATATGAACAGACCTGTAATTCCTATGACAAGGTTATGATCGATCCCGTCGCCATATGGGTTCGTGAAAACGATGGCTTGGCCGAGATTCCGTCCGAGGAACTGCAGAGACTGGTCAACTACCTGCACGGTTCGCTGGTGAGCGAATTGGGTCAATACTACCGGATCGTGCAGACGCTTCAACCGGGAACCTTACGGATCAGAGGGGCGATCACCGAGGCGGAGGGTTCCTGGGTGACACTGGATATGGTCTCGTCGTTTATGCCGCAGATGCTGGTGATGACTAAGCACAAGGAGTTGACGCCCGGAACCGTGAAATTCATCAGTACGGCCAGCGCCGAAGCCGAGATTGTGGATGCCGTGACCGGCGAACGGATTGCCGCGGCCGTCGACCGCCGAGTGGTGGACAAGGCGCCCGGCGGGGTTACCGACCGTTGGAACGAGGTAGAGACGATCTTCGACTTCTGGGCGAGACGATTGGCTTACCGGTTGGTGAACTGTGGTGCGATGCCGCCGGAGTAGAGGACAGCGTCCCCCCTGTAACAGCAGCAGGACCGCTATAACTCCATATATGGGCCGTTCAGCAATCCGGCTTCGATCCGTCCAGTCCGTCGGCCGGCAATTCCCCACTGGCAGAATAAAGTGAGAAAAAGATCCCATGTCGTTATAGAGGGATTTGAAAATTAGGTGCCAGTGGGGCTATTTTCAATTTGCGTTGACTTTCTTGGAGGCCAGAATTGCCTTCGGTTTGCCAGTAGGAACTCATTGATTGAGTGGTTTTGAGAAAAAATTGCGTATTTTTCAAAAAGGAGATGCTTATGACTAAGCTCGGTCTTGTAGTGGCGGCTATATGCCTTGCGAGCAGTCCGGCCTGGGCCGGTCAGGGGAAAGATAATATCGCCGGGGTGGCACGAGCCGACTTCGATTTGGAAACGTTAACGATACCTTGCGTCAAAGTGGAAAATTTGGACGATGACCTGGACGGAAAGTATTATGACGTAGAATTGGAGCGGCGAGGCAAATCATTCAATTTCGAACTCAAATTAGCTAAGCCGGAAGATTCGGCCTATTGTGAGAAAGTAAACAATTTCTCCAAATTCGAAGACGACGATTTCGACGATGAGGATTCTTCGGACGATGACGCCTCCACCTCGAGCGACACCTCCAAAATCTTCGTTTCTTGCGAGCGGGAGACGGATCGTTCCGAAGTCTCGGTCAATGCCAAGAATCTGGTTCCCGGAAACTATTCGGCGATGATCACCTCCGGCGCCAATACGGCCACCAGTTTCTCCATGCCTTCCGACGACGATGAAGTCGAATTCGACTTCGACAGCGATCCCGATGACATCATGGAAGGAGACAATGAAATCGGTCCCGATTTCATCCAGCAAGGGACGGTATCCGCCGAGATTTTCGATGCAGATAGCGAAACCGTCGTATCCGTTGACGCGGTAACGTGTGAAATCGATGACGACTCCTCGGA from Methylohalobius crimeensis 10Ki harbors:
- a CDS encoding DUF3313 domain-containing protein, which produces MGNSVNRKIHGIFGLVLTVILLGGCASTRQARDVEAAGFLGDYSMLREGGKGEALRVYINPKYEQTCNSYDKVMIDPVAIWVRENDGLAEIPSEELQRLVNYLHGSLVSELGQYYRIVQTLQPGTLRIRGAITEAEGSWVTLDMVSSFMPQMLVMTKHKELTPGTVKFISTASAEAEIVDAVTGERIAAAVDRRVVDKAPGGVTDRWNEVETIFDFWARRLAYRLVNCGAMPPE